In a genomic window of Streptomyces sp. SJL17-4:
- a CDS encoding AMP-binding protein — translation MTVDDGGRRDTSPDGSGTGPDTTPGSLVAAWRARVAKNPEGTALRFFDGALSAREVDAASDALAAAFEARGTGRGDRVGVYLQNVPQHALVLLALWKLGATALGLNPMYRRQELRRIIDDSGAVGVVCADEDVHETLGTLAGSSVRWLISTSALDYQSRNDPRVFATTERLAPAPDGDLVALIGEFAGRGPSPVEPTRDDVAFLTYTSGTTGPPKGAMNTHGNVLSVVGTCASWMGVGDGDVVFAMAPLFHITGAVVNATISLLTDSTLVLAGRFHPEVALDAFAEYGVTYTIGSITAYNAIFQLPQAGPEHFASVKALYSGGAPIPPATVERFRERFGVYLHNGYGMTETTSAVIAVPPGERAPVHLPSGTLSVGKPLPRITARVVGLHGDPIPPGEQGELELSGPQVVPGYWGKPEATRRTMPEGRLRTGDVAVIDEEGWVYLVDRLKDQINVSGYKVWPREVEDALYEHPSVLEAAVVGRPDEYRGETVVAYVSLKAGLTASAEELIAFSRDRLAAYKCPRTIHFLADLPKTQSGKIRRAELRDTDDTGTVRLPKD, via the coding sequence ATGACAGTGGATGACGGCGGGCGGCGGGACACGTCCCCCGACGGGTCCGGTACGGGGCCGGACACGACACCCGGCTCGCTCGTGGCCGCCTGGAGGGCACGCGTGGCGAAGAACCCGGAGGGCACCGCGCTCCGCTTCTTCGACGGTGCTCTGTCGGCGCGGGAGGTGGACGCGGCGTCGGACGCCCTGGCCGCCGCGTTCGAGGCCCGCGGGACCGGCCGGGGCGACCGCGTCGGGGTGTACCTGCAGAACGTTCCGCAGCACGCGCTGGTGCTGCTGGCCCTGTGGAAGCTGGGGGCCACGGCACTGGGACTCAATCCGATGTACCGGCGCCAGGAGCTCCGCCGGATCATCGACGACTCCGGGGCGGTCGGGGTCGTCTGCGCGGACGAGGACGTCCACGAGACGCTCGGCACGCTGGCGGGGAGTTCGGTGCGGTGGCTGATCAGCACGTCGGCGCTGGACTACCAGTCGCGGAACGATCCGCGGGTCTTCGCGACGACGGAACGTCTGGCACCCGCGCCGGACGGCGACCTGGTGGCCCTGATCGGCGAGTTCGCGGGCCGCGGCCCCTCGCCCGTGGAGCCGACCCGCGACGACGTCGCGTTCCTGACGTACACCTCGGGGACGACGGGCCCGCCGAAGGGTGCCATGAACACCCACGGCAACGTCCTGAGCGTGGTGGGGACCTGCGCGTCGTGGATGGGTGTGGGCGACGGGGACGTCGTGTTCGCCATGGCCCCGCTGTTCCACATCACCGGGGCGGTGGTCAACGCGACGATCTCCCTGCTCACCGACAGCACGCTCGTCCTGGCGGGCCGGTTCCACCCCGAGGTCGCTCTGGACGCCTTCGCCGAGTACGGGGTGACCTACACGATCGGCTCGATCACCGCGTACAACGCGATCTTCCAGCTGCCGCAGGCCGGACCGGAGCACTTCGCGTCGGTGAAGGCCCTGTACTCCGGGGGCGCGCCGATCCCGCCGGCGACCGTCGAGCGGTTCCGGGAGCGGTTCGGCGTCTACCTCCATAACGGCTACGGGATGACCGAGACGACGTCCGCCGTCATCGCCGTACCGCCGGGTGAGCGGGCACCGGTGCACCTGCCGAGCGGGACGCTGTCCGTCGGCAAGCCGCTGCCGCGTATCACCGCCCGCGTCGTGGGACTGCACGGCGACCCGATACCCCCCGGTGAGCAGGGTGAGCTGGAGTTGAGCGGGCCGCAGGTGGTGCCCGGGTACTGGGGCAAGCCCGAGGCCACTCGTCGGACGATGCCGGAGGGCCGGCTGCGTACCGGTGACGTCGCGGTGATCGACGAGGAGGGCTGGGTCTACCTGGTGGACCGGCTCAAGGACCAGATCAACGTGTCCGGGTACAAGGTCTGGCCGCGCGAGGTCGAGGACGCCCTGTACGAACACCCCTCGGTCCTCGAAGCCGCGGTCGTCGGCCGACCGGACGAGTACCGCGGCGAGACCGTCGTCGCCTACGTCTCGCTGAAAGCGGGTCTGACCGCATCCGCGGAGGAGCTGATCGCCTTCTCCCGAGACCGCCTGGCGGCCTACAAGTGTCCCCGCACGATCCATTTCCTCGCCGACCTGCCCAAGACCCAGAGCGGCAAGATCCGGCGCGCCGAACTCCGCGACACGGACGACACCGGCACGGTGCGCCTCCCGAAGGACTGA